The following coding sequences lie in one Zingiber officinale cultivar Zhangliang chromosome 2B, Zo_v1.1, whole genome shotgun sequence genomic window:
- the LOC122048407 gene encoding rapid alkalinization factor 23-like translates to MGSNSRASSFLLLLLFLFASQPCWKPAAASPGRWRTACNETEGSGSRCRVEVEGEGEEAEEFQFDSEISRRLLAGSDSRGVSYAGLDPNKPICYSQNGQPYNCAGRSGNPPSRGCSIYQQCRVGG, encoded by the coding sequence ATGGGGAGCAATAGCAgagcctcctccttcctcctcctcctcctctttcttTTTGCGTCACAACCATGCTGGAAACCAGCCGCCGCTTCTCCTGGGCGATGGAGGACGGCCTGCAACGAGACAGAGGGCAGTGGTAGCCGATGCAGAGTGGAGGTGGAAGGGGAGGGGGAGGAAGCGGAAGAGTTTCAGTTCGATTCAGAGATCAGCAGAAGACTCCTCGCCGGAAGTGACTCCCGCGGAGTCAGTTATGCTGGTCTGGACCCAAATAAGCCGATCTGTTATAGTCAAAATGGCCAGCCGTACAACTGTGCTGGGCGTTCCGGAAACCCACCCAGCCGGGGCTGTAGTATTTATCAGCAATGTCGAGTTGGTGGATGA